In Leptospira licerasiae serovar Varillal str. VAR 010, the sequence ACCTTCCTGTTCCACTTCGTACACAACAAAACTTCCATCTTTGGGTGCTAAGACCCTTTTCAGTTTTTGGATATGTCCGGAAGTATCTCCCTTTTTCCAAAGCTGGTTCCTGGACCTGCTGAAATAAATTCCCATAGATTCTTTTTGGCTGAGCTCTAAACTTTCCGGGGTGGAGAACGCCTGCATTAAAAATAGACCTTTTTTATCTATGGTGACCACAGGGATCAGACCGTTGGAGAACTGGAGGCCGTCGAAACTAGAGATCTCCTTCAATTCCTTTTCCGAAAAATCGGGATGTGAGACTAGTATAGTATCCTCGTCGCAGTCTATAAAAGTTTTCACGTTAGTCGGAAGAGTATGGCGGATAACTTCCCATTCTTCCTGGGTCATTCTTCTTAATTCCGAAATTTTTCCGGGTTGTCCCCCGGCCCAAATAATAGTAAGCATTCTTTTCCTACATAAACCAAGGACCGACCCTAATCGTCAAGAAAGGTGAGACCTTGAAAATCCTCCCAAGGCCTCGACCCGTTGAGGATATTATGCAGCTTCTTTTTCTTTTCTATCTCCGAAGCTGTCGAATCGAACCTCGTCCGCTATTACTTTGACCTTGGAACGGTACTGGCCCTCTTGATTTTTCCATCTATCCTGTTTTAAATGTCCGATTACAGTTACCTTTTTTCCCTTTTTAAGATATTCAGAACAGTTTTCCGCGAGCCTTTCCCAGACTTCCACGTCCACATAGGAAACCTCAGAATCTTCTCCTTCCGTCTTTTTGTAGTTATGGTTAACGGCTACAGTGAAATTTGTGACCGACTTTCCTGCCTGGGTCTTTTTTAATTCCGGATCACCGGTTAAAAAACCGTCCAGAACTGTGAGTGATAGATTTTTCATAAACATTTTCCTCCTGGGGAATATAGGAGCTACGTGTAGCGAAATGTTTACTGCGCTTGTGATTTTTTTGGATTGATCGGGACTTCTCCCGGAATTTTGATTCCGCGAGATCCGCCTTACATAGAGAGAACGACGGGCCCAATCATTCGGGCCCGACTTATTTTATTCTTCTAGAGTGGAGAGGTAAGATTCGCCTTCTAAGATGGAAGTAACACCAAGATAATATTCATCTTCTGTGTTGAGTTGTCCGGCAAAAGAATACCATCCGATAGAAATGCCCAAGAGGAGTGCGGCTGCTACCGCTAATACATTTCTGATCGGGAATTGAACCAGCTTTTTAGAACTTTCTTCTTTTTTGTATCTGTCGATCACACAAGAAGCTAAATTTTTAGACCAGTTCGGATCCGATTTTCTTTTTTCGATCTCTTCCTTCATCGGTAGACAATCTTTCAATATTTTCCCCATACTTCTCCTCCTTCTCTTTTTTCGGAGTTCTGCATTCTTCGCAACATTTCTTTTCCTCTTGCCGCTCTGGATTTTACAGTTCCGGCAGGAACTCCCAGAACTTCGGCGATCTCTTTTTCGGAGTATCC encodes:
- a CDS encoding phosphoribosyl-AMP cyclohydrolase — protein: MLTIIWAGGQPGKISELRRMTQEEWEVIRHTLPTNVKTFIDCDEDTILVSHPDFSEKELKEISSFDGLQFSNGLIPVVTIDKKGLFLMQAFSTPESLELSQKESMGIYFSRSRNQLWKKGDTSGHIQKLKRVLAPKDGSFVVYEVEQEGAACHEGYYSCFFREQDKTGTKNLVPEIPFLGK
- a CDS encoding single-stranded DNA-binding protein; translation: MKNLSLTVLDGFLTGDPELKKTQAGKSVTNFTVAVNHNYKKTEGEDSEVSYVDVEVWERLAENCSEYLKKGKKVTVIGHLKQDRWKNQEGQYRSKVKVIADEVRFDSFGDRKEKEAA